One genomic segment of Esox lucius isolate fEsoLuc1 chromosome 15, fEsoLuc1.pri, whole genome shotgun sequence includes these proteins:
- the stxbp5b gene encoding syntaxin-binding protein 5 isoform X4 — MKKFNIRKVLDGLTASSSSASAHPGPNQNDVIQETLQSEHFQLCKTVRHGFPYQPSSMAFDPVQKILAIGTQSGAVRLFGRAGVECYCQHESGAAVIQLQFLVNEGALVSALADDSVHLWNLRQKQPAILHTLKFNRERITFCHLPFQSKWLYIGSEKGNIHIVNVESFTLSGYVIMWNKAIELSSKTHPGPVVHISDNPMDEGKILIGFECGTVVLWDLKSKKADYRYNYDEAIHSVAWHHEGKQFTCSHSDGTLTTWNVRVPTKPVITITPHGKQPKDGKKPEPCKPILKVEYKTTRAGDAFMVMSGGLSYDTCCRRACLTVMHGKSTAVLEMDYPIVDFLTLCETPYPNDFQEPYAVVVLLEKDLVVIDLGQIGYPIFENPYPLSIHESPVTCVEYFADCPPELIPALYSVGSRQKRQGYSKKEWPISGGNWGQGTLSYPEIIITGHADGSIKFWDASAIMLQVLYKLKTAKVFERSLKGAKEEKQNTEIVDEDPFAIQSLSWCPESRMLCVAGVSAHVIVYRFSKLEITTEVVQLLEVRMQCELNDVDSPDPADHPPTPSTPAAHSSASPSQERDPFETQQSTTDEGPRDNVPCLKVRSSPLKQSPGYQVDLVVQLVWVSGEPPQQITSLAVNSSYGLVAFGNSNGLAVVDYLQKTLLLNMGLSELYSPSEPYQRQPRSPRKTRQPSGALSDNDGNNAAEEKSNKSPTSGSTSPFNSDDEHKQQRFIEKVMSKSRRFSKTVANDFARMSRKISSSTEQKTDQDAKDSFSRSRSSSVTSIERESREAVSSIHFMESFPRKTDSSASPSLWVGSTQGTLLMLALSLPPTGDQRLQEPVGVSPCGTLVRLKGGILTMAFLDSLGVIVPPLYEPWSEPNAPDEEKEKARRRRPASPAPTQEGQDSQYAVVCSEKQAKVLGLPSQSHCFKHNITESSFVLRADVVQMTAGLCLACFCANGHIMTLSLPSLRPLLDVNYLPLTDMRIARTFCFSNLGQALYLVSPTEIQRITYSQETCNNLQEMMGELFTPVETPEAPNRGFFKGLFGGGAQSLDREDLFGEIAAGKASRSLAQHIPGPQSMEGMKGAASGVVGDLARARIALDERGQKLGELEDRTAAMLASADSFSRHAHDMMLKYKDKKWYQL, encoded by the exons ATGAAGAAGTTCAATATCAGAAAAGTCCTGGACGGCTTGACTGCTTCATCTTCCTCTGCATCTGCACATCCGGGACCTAATCAAAATGATGTGATACAAGAGACGCTACAGTCAGAGCATTTTCAGCTCTGCAAG ACTGTGCGCCATGGCTTCCCCTACCAGCCCTCCTCCATGGCCTTTGACCCTGTGCAGAAGATTCTGGCCATTGGGACTCAGAGTGGTGCTGTGAGACT TTTTGGCCGTGCTGGTGTGGAGTGCTACTGTCAACATGAGAGTGGGGCGGCTGTCATCCAGCTCCAGTTCTTGGTCAACGAG GGGGCGCTAGTGAGTGCCTTAGCTGATGACAGCGTTCACCTGTGGAATCTGAGGCAGAAGCAGCCAGCTATCCTGCACACACTCAAATTCAACAGGGAGAG GATCACGTTTTGTCACCTGCCCTTTCAGAGTAAATGGCTGTACATTGGCTCGGAGAAAGGAAACATCCACATCGTAAATGTTGAGTCCTTCACACTCTCAGGCTATGTTATCATGTGGAACAAAGCCATCGAACT GTCCTCCAAGACTCACCCTGGGCCTGTGGTCCATATCAGTGATAACCCAATGGACGAAGGAAAG ATTTTGATTGGATTTGAATGTGGGACCGTGGTGTTGTGGGACCTGAAATCCAAAAAAGCTGACTACCGTTACAATTATGACGAG GCCATCCATTCTGTAGCCTGGCACCATGAAGGTAAACAGTTCACCTGCAGCCACTCGGATGGAACTCTGACCACATGGAATGTACGGGTCCCCACCAAGCCTGTAATCACCATCACACCACACG GTAAGCAGCCCAAGGATGGAAAGAAGCCAGAACCATGCAAGCCTATCCTGAAAGTGGAGTACAAAACAACAAGAGCTGG GGACGCCTTCATGGTAATGTCTGGAGGCCTGTCCTATGACACATGCTGCAGGAGAGCCTGTCTTACAGTGATGCACGGGAAGAGTACCGCCGTCCTGGAGATGGATTATCCCATCGTAGACTTCCTAACGCTCTGTGAAACACCATATCCAAATG ACTTCCAGGAGCCTTATGCAGTGGTGGTCCTGCTGGAGAAGGATTTAGTTGTAATCGACCTTGGACAAATTGG GTACCCAATATTTGAGAACCCGTACCCTCTGTCGATCCACGAGTCCCCAGTGACATGTGTGGAGTATTTTGCCGACTGCCCTCCTGAACTCATACCTGCACTTTACTCTGTGGGCTCCCGGCAAAAGAGACAAGGTTACAGTAAAAAG GAATGGCCAATCAGTGGTGGTAACTGGGGCCAAGGCACTCTGAGCTACCCTGAGATCATCATAACTGG ACATGCTGATGGATCAATCAAGTTTTGGGATGCTTCTGCAA TAATGCTCCAAGTACTGTACAAACTGAAGACTGCCAAGGTGTTTGAGAGGTCTCTGAAGGGTGCCAAGGAGGAGAAGCAGAACACAGAGATAGTCGACGAGGACCCGTTCGCCATCCAGTCCCTGTCGTGGTGCCCAGAGAGCAGGATGCTGTGTGTGGCCGGAGTCTCCGCCCACGTCATCGTCTATAGGTTCAGCAAACTGGAAATAACCACTGAGGTGGTGCAG cTGTTGGAGGTGCGTATGCAGTGCGAGCTGAACGATGTGGATTCCCCAGACCCAGCAGATCATcctcccaccccctccaccccagCCGCCCACTCCTCTGCCAGCCCGAGCCAGGAGAGAGATCCCTTTGAGACCCAGCAGTCCACCACCGATGAAGGGCCCCGGGATAACGTGCCATGCCTCAA AGTCCGGAGTTCCCCTCTGAAGCAATCTCCAGGTTACCAGGTGGACCTAGTGGTTCAGCTGGTCTGGGTCAGTGGCGAACCCCCCCAGCAGATCACCAGTCTGGCTGTTAATTCCTCGTATGGCCT TGTGGCATTCGGCAACAGCAACGGCCTGGCTGTGGTGGACTACCTACAGAAGACCCTCCTCCTGAACATGGGCCTGTCGGAGCTCTACAGTCCCTCGGAGCCCTACCAGAGACAGCCCCGGTCCCCCCGCAAGACGCGGCAGCCTTCTGGAG CCCTCAGTGACAATGATGGGAACAATGCTGCAGAGGAGAAAAGCAACAAATCACCAACGTCAG GCTCCACATCTCCCTTCAATTCAGACGATGAACACAAACAGCAAAGGTTCATAGAGAAGG TGATGTCCAAAAGCAGGCGGTTTTCCAAGACGGTTGCCAATGACTTTG cCAGGATGTCAAGAAAAATTAGCTCATCTACAGAGCAAAAGACAGACCAGG ATGCCAAGGATTCGTTCAGCCGCTCGAGGAGCTCCAGTGTGACCAGTATAGAGAGGGAGTCTCGTGAGGCCGTCTCCTCCATCCACTTCATGGAGAGTTTCCCCAGGAAGACGGACAGCAGTGCCAGCCCCAGCCTCTGGGTGGGTTCTACCCAAGGCACCCTGCTAATGCTGGCCCTCAGCCTGCCAcccacaggggaccagaggCTGCAGGAGCCTGTCGGAGTCTCGCCTTGTG gTACTCTGGTCAGACTAAAAGGAGGTATCTTGACCATGGCCTTCCTGGACTCCCTTGGCGTGATTGTCCCTCCTCTTTACGAGCCATGGTCGGAACCCAACGCCCCGGacgaggagaaggagaaggcgAGGAGGCGCCGGCCGGCCTCTCCAGCCCCCACCCAGGAGGGTCAGGACAGCCAGTATGCTGTGGTGTGTTCAGAGAAACAGGCTAAGGTGTTGGGTCTGCCCTCCCAGTCCCACTGCTTCaaacacaacatcacagagaGTTCCTTCGTGCTGAGAGCTGATGTGGTGCAGATGACTGCTGGACTCTGCCTTGCCTGCTTTTGTGCCAACGGACACATCATGACTCTGAG TCTGCCTAGTCTAAGACCACTCCTGGATGTAAACTACCTTCCTCTGACAGATATGAGGATAGCCCGGACCTTCTGCTTCTCCAACCTGGGCCAAGCTCTATACCTCGTCTCCCccacagagatacagaggaTCACATACAGCCAAGAGACCTGCAACAATTTACAA GAGATGATGGGAGAGTTGTTCACCCCAGTGGAGACACCTGAGGCACCTAACAGAGGGTTCTTCAAGGGCTTGTTTGGGGGAGGAGCTCAGTCGTTGGATAGAGAAGACCTCT TTGGTGAGATTGCAGCGGGTAAGGCCTCTCGTAGCCTGGCGCAGCACATCCCTGGGCCACAGAGCATGGAGGGCATGAAGGGGGCAGCCTCTGGGGTCGTTGGCGACCTGGCCCGTGCCCGGATAGCCCTGGACGAGAGGGGGCAGAAGCTGGGAGAGCTGGAGGACAGAACGGCAGCCATGTTGGCCAGCGCTGACTCCTTCTCTAGACACGCTCACGAT ATGATGCTGAAATACAAAGATAAGAAGTGGTATCAGCTCTG
- the stxbp5b gene encoding syntaxin-binding protein 5 isoform X1 yields MKKFNIRKVLDGLTASSSSASAHPGPNQNDVIQETLQSEHFQLCKTVRHGFPYQPSSMAFDPVQKILAIGTQSGAVRLFGRAGVECYCQHESGAAVIQLQFLVNEGALVSALADDSVHLWNLRQKQPAILHTLKFNRERITFCHLPFQSKWLYIGSEKGNIHIVNVESFTLSGYVIMWNKAIELSSKTHPGPVVHISDNPMDEGKILIGFECGTVVLWDLKSKKADYRYNYDEAIHSVAWHHEGKQFTCSHSDGTLTTWNVRVPTKPVITITPHGKQPKDGKKPEPCKPILKVEYKTTRAGDAFMVMSGGLSYDTCCRRACLTVMHGKSTAVLEMDYPIVDFLTLCETPYPNDFQEPYAVVVLLEKDLVVIDLGQIGYPIFENPYPLSIHESPVTCVEYFADCPPELIPALYSVGSRQKRQGYSKKEWPISGGNWGQGTLSYPEIIITGHADGSIKFWDASAIMLQVLYKLKTAKVFERSLKGAKEEKQNTEIVDEDPFAIQSLSWCPESRMLCVAGVSAHVIVYRFSKLEITTEVVQLLEVRMQCELNDVDSPDPADHPPTPSTPAAHSSASPSQERDPFETQQSTTDEGPRDNVPCLKVRSSPLKQSPGYQVDLVVQLVWVSGEPPQQITSLAVNSSYGLVAFGNSNGLAVVDYLQKTLLLNMGLSELYSPSEPYQRQPRSPRKTRQPSGALSDNDGNNAAEEKSNKSPTSGSTSPFNSDDEHKQQRFIEKVMSKSRRFSKTVANDFARMSRKISSSTEQKTDQEERVQRKRQPLKKKCLSSVKEDNETRRTQFHLFTHPVPDLNAKDSFSRSRSSSVTSIERESREAVSSIHFMESFPRKTDSSASPSLWVGSTQGTLLMLALSLPPTGDQRLQEPVGVSPCGTLVRLKGGILTMAFLDSLGVIVPPLYEPWSEPNAPDEEKEKARRRRPASPAPTQEGQDSQYAVVCSEKQAKVLGLPSQSHCFKHNITESSFVLRADVVQMTAGLCLACFCANGHIMTLSLPSLRPLLDVNYLPLTDMRIARTFCFSNLGQALYLVSPTEIQRITYSQETCNNLQEMMGELFTPVETPEAPNRGFFKGLFGGGAQSLDREDLFGEIAAGKASRSLAQHIPGPQSMEGMKGAASGVVGDLARARIALDERGQKLGELEDRTAAMLASADSFSRHAHDMMLKYKDKKWYQL; encoded by the exons ATGAAGAAGTTCAATATCAGAAAAGTCCTGGACGGCTTGACTGCTTCATCTTCCTCTGCATCTGCACATCCGGGACCTAATCAAAATGATGTGATACAAGAGACGCTACAGTCAGAGCATTTTCAGCTCTGCAAG ACTGTGCGCCATGGCTTCCCCTACCAGCCCTCCTCCATGGCCTTTGACCCTGTGCAGAAGATTCTGGCCATTGGGACTCAGAGTGGTGCTGTGAGACT TTTTGGCCGTGCTGGTGTGGAGTGCTACTGTCAACATGAGAGTGGGGCGGCTGTCATCCAGCTCCAGTTCTTGGTCAACGAG GGGGCGCTAGTGAGTGCCTTAGCTGATGACAGCGTTCACCTGTGGAATCTGAGGCAGAAGCAGCCAGCTATCCTGCACACACTCAAATTCAACAGGGAGAG GATCACGTTTTGTCACCTGCCCTTTCAGAGTAAATGGCTGTACATTGGCTCGGAGAAAGGAAACATCCACATCGTAAATGTTGAGTCCTTCACACTCTCAGGCTATGTTATCATGTGGAACAAAGCCATCGAACT GTCCTCCAAGACTCACCCTGGGCCTGTGGTCCATATCAGTGATAACCCAATGGACGAAGGAAAG ATTTTGATTGGATTTGAATGTGGGACCGTGGTGTTGTGGGACCTGAAATCCAAAAAAGCTGACTACCGTTACAATTATGACGAG GCCATCCATTCTGTAGCCTGGCACCATGAAGGTAAACAGTTCACCTGCAGCCACTCGGATGGAACTCTGACCACATGGAATGTACGGGTCCCCACCAAGCCTGTAATCACCATCACACCACACG GTAAGCAGCCCAAGGATGGAAAGAAGCCAGAACCATGCAAGCCTATCCTGAAAGTGGAGTACAAAACAACAAGAGCTGG GGACGCCTTCATGGTAATGTCTGGAGGCCTGTCCTATGACACATGCTGCAGGAGAGCCTGTCTTACAGTGATGCACGGGAAGAGTACCGCCGTCCTGGAGATGGATTATCCCATCGTAGACTTCCTAACGCTCTGTGAAACACCATATCCAAATG ACTTCCAGGAGCCTTATGCAGTGGTGGTCCTGCTGGAGAAGGATTTAGTTGTAATCGACCTTGGACAAATTGG GTACCCAATATTTGAGAACCCGTACCCTCTGTCGATCCACGAGTCCCCAGTGACATGTGTGGAGTATTTTGCCGACTGCCCTCCTGAACTCATACCTGCACTTTACTCTGTGGGCTCCCGGCAAAAGAGACAAGGTTACAGTAAAAAG GAATGGCCAATCAGTGGTGGTAACTGGGGCCAAGGCACTCTGAGCTACCCTGAGATCATCATAACTGG ACATGCTGATGGATCAATCAAGTTTTGGGATGCTTCTGCAA TAATGCTCCAAGTACTGTACAAACTGAAGACTGCCAAGGTGTTTGAGAGGTCTCTGAAGGGTGCCAAGGAGGAGAAGCAGAACACAGAGATAGTCGACGAGGACCCGTTCGCCATCCAGTCCCTGTCGTGGTGCCCAGAGAGCAGGATGCTGTGTGTGGCCGGAGTCTCCGCCCACGTCATCGTCTATAGGTTCAGCAAACTGGAAATAACCACTGAGGTGGTGCAG cTGTTGGAGGTGCGTATGCAGTGCGAGCTGAACGATGTGGATTCCCCAGACCCAGCAGATCATcctcccaccccctccaccccagCCGCCCACTCCTCTGCCAGCCCGAGCCAGGAGAGAGATCCCTTTGAGACCCAGCAGTCCACCACCGATGAAGGGCCCCGGGATAACGTGCCATGCCTCAA AGTCCGGAGTTCCCCTCTGAAGCAATCTCCAGGTTACCAGGTGGACCTAGTGGTTCAGCTGGTCTGGGTCAGTGGCGAACCCCCCCAGCAGATCACCAGTCTGGCTGTTAATTCCTCGTATGGCCT TGTGGCATTCGGCAACAGCAACGGCCTGGCTGTGGTGGACTACCTACAGAAGACCCTCCTCCTGAACATGGGCCTGTCGGAGCTCTACAGTCCCTCGGAGCCCTACCAGAGACAGCCCCGGTCCCCCCGCAAGACGCGGCAGCCTTCTGGAG CCCTCAGTGACAATGATGGGAACAATGCTGCAGAGGAGAAAAGCAACAAATCACCAACGTCAG GCTCCACATCTCCCTTCAATTCAGACGATGAACACAAACAGCAAAGGTTCATAGAGAAGG TGATGTCCAAAAGCAGGCGGTTTTCCAAGACGGTTGCCAATGACTTTG cCAGGATGTCAAGAAAAATTAGCTCATCTACAGAGCAAAAGACAGACCAGG AGGAGAGGGTGCAACGCAAGCGCCAACCCCTGAAAAAAAAGTGCTTGAGTTCTGTGAAAGAAGACAATGAGACCAGAAGGACACAGTTTCATCTGTTTACTCACCCAGTCCCTGACCTCA ATGCCAAGGATTCGTTCAGCCGCTCGAGGAGCTCCAGTGTGACCAGTATAGAGAGGGAGTCTCGTGAGGCCGTCTCCTCCATCCACTTCATGGAGAGTTTCCCCAGGAAGACGGACAGCAGTGCCAGCCCCAGCCTCTGGGTGGGTTCTACCCAAGGCACCCTGCTAATGCTGGCCCTCAGCCTGCCAcccacaggggaccagaggCTGCAGGAGCCTGTCGGAGTCTCGCCTTGTG gTACTCTGGTCAGACTAAAAGGAGGTATCTTGACCATGGCCTTCCTGGACTCCCTTGGCGTGATTGTCCCTCCTCTTTACGAGCCATGGTCGGAACCCAACGCCCCGGacgaggagaaggagaaggcgAGGAGGCGCCGGCCGGCCTCTCCAGCCCCCACCCAGGAGGGTCAGGACAGCCAGTATGCTGTGGTGTGTTCAGAGAAACAGGCTAAGGTGTTGGGTCTGCCCTCCCAGTCCCACTGCTTCaaacacaacatcacagagaGTTCCTTCGTGCTGAGAGCTGATGTGGTGCAGATGACTGCTGGACTCTGCCTTGCCTGCTTTTGTGCCAACGGACACATCATGACTCTGAG TCTGCCTAGTCTAAGACCACTCCTGGATGTAAACTACCTTCCTCTGACAGATATGAGGATAGCCCGGACCTTCTGCTTCTCCAACCTGGGCCAAGCTCTATACCTCGTCTCCCccacagagatacagaggaTCACATACAGCCAAGAGACCTGCAACAATTTACAA GAGATGATGGGAGAGTTGTTCACCCCAGTGGAGACACCTGAGGCACCTAACAGAGGGTTCTTCAAGGGCTTGTTTGGGGGAGGAGCTCAGTCGTTGGATAGAGAAGACCTCT TTGGTGAGATTGCAGCGGGTAAGGCCTCTCGTAGCCTGGCGCAGCACATCCCTGGGCCACAGAGCATGGAGGGCATGAAGGGGGCAGCCTCTGGGGTCGTTGGCGACCTGGCCCGTGCCCGGATAGCCCTGGACGAGAGGGGGCAGAAGCTGGGAGAGCTGGAGGACAGAACGGCAGCCATGTTGGCCAGCGCTGACTCCTTCTCTAGACACGCTCACGAT ATGATGCTGAAATACAAAGATAAGAAGTGGTATCAGCTCTG
- the stxbp5b gene encoding syntaxin-binding protein 5 isoform X2 codes for MKKFNIRKVLDGLTASSSSASAHPGPNQNDVIQETLQSEHFQLCKTVRHGFPYQPSSMAFDPVQKILAIGTQSGAVRLFGRAGVECYCQHESGAAVIQLQFLVNEGALVSALADDSVHLWNLRQKQPAILHTLKFNRERITFCHLPFQSKWLYIGSEKGNIHIVNVESFTLSGYVIMWNKAIELSSKTHPGPVVHISDNPMDEGKILIGFECGTVVLWDLKSKKADYRYNYDEAIHSVAWHHEGKQFTCSHSDGTLTTWNVRVPTKPVITITPHGKQPKDGKKPEPCKPILKVEYKTTRAGDAFMVMSGGLSYDTCCRRACLTVMHGKSTAVLEMDYPIVDFLTLCETPYPNDFQEPYAVVVLLEKDLVVIDLGQIGYPIFENPYPLSIHESPVTCVEYFADCPPELIPALYSVGSRQKRQGYSKKEWPISGGNWGQGTLSYPEIIITGHADGSIKFWDASAIMLQVLYKLKTAKVFERSLKGAKEEKQNTEIVDEDPFAIQSLSWCPESRMLCVAGVSAHVIVYRFSKLEITTEVVQLLEVRMQCELNDVDSPDPADHPPTPSTPAAHSSASPSQERDPFETQQSTTDEGPRDNVPCLKVRSSPLKQSPGYQVDLVVQLVWVSGEPPQQITSLAVNSSYGLVAFGNSNGLAVVDYLQKTLLLNMGLSELYSPSEPYQRQPRSPRKTRQPSGALSDNDGNNAAEEKSNKSPTSGSTSPFNSDDEHKQQRFIEKARMSRKISSSTEQKTDQEERVQRKRQPLKKKCLSSVKEDNETRRTQFHLFTHPVPDLNAKDSFSRSRSSSVTSIERESREAVSSIHFMESFPRKTDSSASPSLWVGSTQGTLLMLALSLPPTGDQRLQEPVGVSPCGTLVRLKGGILTMAFLDSLGVIVPPLYEPWSEPNAPDEEKEKARRRRPASPAPTQEGQDSQYAVVCSEKQAKVLGLPSQSHCFKHNITESSFVLRADVVQMTAGLCLACFCANGHIMTLSLPSLRPLLDVNYLPLTDMRIARTFCFSNLGQALYLVSPTEIQRITYSQETCNNLQEMMGELFTPVETPEAPNRGFFKGLFGGGAQSLDREDLFGEIAAGKASRSLAQHIPGPQSMEGMKGAASGVVGDLARARIALDERGQKLGELEDRTAAMLASADSFSRHAHDMMLKYKDKKWYQL; via the exons ATGAAGAAGTTCAATATCAGAAAAGTCCTGGACGGCTTGACTGCTTCATCTTCCTCTGCATCTGCACATCCGGGACCTAATCAAAATGATGTGATACAAGAGACGCTACAGTCAGAGCATTTTCAGCTCTGCAAG ACTGTGCGCCATGGCTTCCCCTACCAGCCCTCCTCCATGGCCTTTGACCCTGTGCAGAAGATTCTGGCCATTGGGACTCAGAGTGGTGCTGTGAGACT TTTTGGCCGTGCTGGTGTGGAGTGCTACTGTCAACATGAGAGTGGGGCGGCTGTCATCCAGCTCCAGTTCTTGGTCAACGAG GGGGCGCTAGTGAGTGCCTTAGCTGATGACAGCGTTCACCTGTGGAATCTGAGGCAGAAGCAGCCAGCTATCCTGCACACACTCAAATTCAACAGGGAGAG GATCACGTTTTGTCACCTGCCCTTTCAGAGTAAATGGCTGTACATTGGCTCGGAGAAAGGAAACATCCACATCGTAAATGTTGAGTCCTTCACACTCTCAGGCTATGTTATCATGTGGAACAAAGCCATCGAACT GTCCTCCAAGACTCACCCTGGGCCTGTGGTCCATATCAGTGATAACCCAATGGACGAAGGAAAG ATTTTGATTGGATTTGAATGTGGGACCGTGGTGTTGTGGGACCTGAAATCCAAAAAAGCTGACTACCGTTACAATTATGACGAG GCCATCCATTCTGTAGCCTGGCACCATGAAGGTAAACAGTTCACCTGCAGCCACTCGGATGGAACTCTGACCACATGGAATGTACGGGTCCCCACCAAGCCTGTAATCACCATCACACCACACG GTAAGCAGCCCAAGGATGGAAAGAAGCCAGAACCATGCAAGCCTATCCTGAAAGTGGAGTACAAAACAACAAGAGCTGG GGACGCCTTCATGGTAATGTCTGGAGGCCTGTCCTATGACACATGCTGCAGGAGAGCCTGTCTTACAGTGATGCACGGGAAGAGTACCGCCGTCCTGGAGATGGATTATCCCATCGTAGACTTCCTAACGCTCTGTGAAACACCATATCCAAATG ACTTCCAGGAGCCTTATGCAGTGGTGGTCCTGCTGGAGAAGGATTTAGTTGTAATCGACCTTGGACAAATTGG GTACCCAATATTTGAGAACCCGTACCCTCTGTCGATCCACGAGTCCCCAGTGACATGTGTGGAGTATTTTGCCGACTGCCCTCCTGAACTCATACCTGCACTTTACTCTGTGGGCTCCCGGCAAAAGAGACAAGGTTACAGTAAAAAG GAATGGCCAATCAGTGGTGGTAACTGGGGCCAAGGCACTCTGAGCTACCCTGAGATCATCATAACTGG ACATGCTGATGGATCAATCAAGTTTTGGGATGCTTCTGCAA TAATGCTCCAAGTACTGTACAAACTGAAGACTGCCAAGGTGTTTGAGAGGTCTCTGAAGGGTGCCAAGGAGGAGAAGCAGAACACAGAGATAGTCGACGAGGACCCGTTCGCCATCCAGTCCCTGTCGTGGTGCCCAGAGAGCAGGATGCTGTGTGTGGCCGGAGTCTCCGCCCACGTCATCGTCTATAGGTTCAGCAAACTGGAAATAACCACTGAGGTGGTGCAG cTGTTGGAGGTGCGTATGCAGTGCGAGCTGAACGATGTGGATTCCCCAGACCCAGCAGATCATcctcccaccccctccaccccagCCGCCCACTCCTCTGCCAGCCCGAGCCAGGAGAGAGATCCCTTTGAGACCCAGCAGTCCACCACCGATGAAGGGCCCCGGGATAACGTGCCATGCCTCAA AGTCCGGAGTTCCCCTCTGAAGCAATCTCCAGGTTACCAGGTGGACCTAGTGGTTCAGCTGGTCTGGGTCAGTGGCGAACCCCCCCAGCAGATCACCAGTCTGGCTGTTAATTCCTCGTATGGCCT TGTGGCATTCGGCAACAGCAACGGCCTGGCTGTGGTGGACTACCTACAGAAGACCCTCCTCCTGAACATGGGCCTGTCGGAGCTCTACAGTCCCTCGGAGCCCTACCAGAGACAGCCCCGGTCCCCCCGCAAGACGCGGCAGCCTTCTGGAG CCCTCAGTGACAATGATGGGAACAATGCTGCAGAGGAGAAAAGCAACAAATCACCAACGTCAG GCTCCACATCTCCCTTCAATTCAGACGATGAACACAAACAGCAAAGGTTCATAGAGAAGG cCAGGATGTCAAGAAAAATTAGCTCATCTACAGAGCAAAAGACAGACCAGG AGGAGAGGGTGCAACGCAAGCGCCAACCCCTGAAAAAAAAGTGCTTGAGTTCTGTGAAAGAAGACAATGAGACCAGAAGGACACAGTTTCATCTGTTTACTCACCCAGTCCCTGACCTCA ATGCCAAGGATTCGTTCAGCCGCTCGAGGAGCTCCAGTGTGACCAGTATAGAGAGGGAGTCTCGTGAGGCCGTCTCCTCCATCCACTTCATGGAGAGTTTCCCCAGGAAGACGGACAGCAGTGCCAGCCCCAGCCTCTGGGTGGGTTCTACCCAAGGCACCCTGCTAATGCTGGCCCTCAGCCTGCCAcccacaggggaccagaggCTGCAGGAGCCTGTCGGAGTCTCGCCTTGTG gTACTCTGGTCAGACTAAAAGGAGGTATCTTGACCATGGCCTTCCTGGACTCCCTTGGCGTGATTGTCCCTCCTCTTTACGAGCCATGGTCGGAACCCAACGCCCCGGacgaggagaaggagaaggcgAGGAGGCGCCGGCCGGCCTCTCCAGCCCCCACCCAGGAGGGTCAGGACAGCCAGTATGCTGTGGTGTGTTCAGAGAAACAGGCTAAGGTGTTGGGTCTGCCCTCCCAGTCCCACTGCTTCaaacacaacatcacagagaGTTCCTTCGTGCTGAGAGCTGATGTGGTGCAGATGACTGCTGGACTCTGCCTTGCCTGCTTTTGTGCCAACGGACACATCATGACTCTGAG TCTGCCTAGTCTAAGACCACTCCTGGATGTAAACTACCTTCCTCTGACAGATATGAGGATAGCCCGGACCTTCTGCTTCTCCAACCTGGGCCAAGCTCTATACCTCGTCTCCCccacagagatacagaggaTCACATACAGCCAAGAGACCTGCAACAATTTACAA GAGATGATGGGAGAGTTGTTCACCCCAGTGGAGACACCTGAGGCACCTAACAGAGGGTTCTTCAAGGGCTTGTTTGGGGGAGGAGCTCAGTCGTTGGATAGAGAAGACCTCT TTGGTGAGATTGCAGCGGGTAAGGCCTCTCGTAGCCTGGCGCAGCACATCCCTGGGCCACAGAGCATGGAGGGCATGAAGGGGGCAGCCTCTGGGGTCGTTGGCGACCTGGCCCGTGCCCGGATAGCCCTGGACGAGAGGGGGCAGAAGCTGGGAGAGCTGGAGGACAGAACGGCAGCCATGTTGGCCAGCGCTGACTCCTTCTCTAGACACGCTCACGAT ATGATGCTGAAATACAAAGATAAGAAGTGGTATCAGCTCTG